TGGTTCGGCCGCCACGATCTTGACGTTGGCAACGTGCTCGCGCAGGAACCGGCCGGTGCCCATCAACGTGCCTGTGGTGCCCAGGCCGGCGACGAAGTGCGTAATCTCGGGCAGGTCGGCGAACAGCTCCGGACCGGTGCCGCAGTAGTGCGAGTCGGTGTTGGCGGGATTGCCGTATTGATACAGCATCACCCACGACGGGTTGGTCGCGGCCAGCTCTTTGGCGGTGGCCACCGCCGTGTTGGAGCCGCCTTCGGCCGGCGAGAAGATAATCTGCGCGCCGTAGAGCTCGAGCAGCTGACGTCGTTCCACCGAGGTGTTCTCCGGCATCACACAAATCAATTGGTAGCCCTTCAACCGGGCCGCCATCGCCAGCGAGATGCCGGTGTTTCCACTGGTGGCCTCGAGGATGGTGGCGCCCGGCTGCAACAACCCGTCCCGCTCGGCTTGCTCGATCATCCGCAGCGCCGGGCGGTCCTTGATCGACCCCGTTGGATTGCGGTCCTCGAGCTTGGCCCACAGCCGCACGTGCGATCCGTCCGGCCCGTCACCCCAGCGCGGCGACAGCCGCTGCAGGCCAACCAGCGGAGTGTTGCCCAGGGCCTGTAGCAGCGAGTCGTATCGCGTCATGTGCTCCGCCCACCCACCGACTTACCCACCCGCGACGGCGGGGAGGATGGTGACCGAGTCGCCGTCGGCGATCTCGGTGTCCAAGCCGCCGGAGAACCGCACGTCCTCGTCGTTGACGTAGATGTTGACGAAGCGGTGCAGCTTGCCCGGGGACGAGGGGTCGACCAGGCGCTCGGAAATCCCCGAGTAGTTGGCCTCCAGGTCGTCGATGACTGCACCCAAGGTGTCGCCACTGGCCGAGACACGCTTCTGGCCGCTCGTGTGTGGCCGCAGGATGGTCGGGATGGACACGGTGACGGTCATGGCGGCCTTCCTCGGGGCGGTTTAGTACTGCTCGACGACATTGACGGGTTCTTCGGTGACGGCGCCATCGACGATGCGATAGCTGCGTAGCTCGTGCCGGTGCGGGTCACGGGTGGACACCAGCACATAGTGCGCGTCGGGTTCGGCGGCCAGCTCCACGTCTGTGCCGCTCGGGTACGCCTCGGTCGCGGTGTGCGAGTGGTAGATAACGACGGGTACCTCGTCAGCATTCTCCATCGTCTGCCACAACTTGAGTTGCTCGCCGGAGTCGAACCGGTAGAAGGTCGGTGATCGCTCGGCATTGACCATCGGGATGTGCCGCTCGGGACGGTCGGAGCCCTCGGGTCCGGCCAGCACTCCGCAGGCTTCGTCGGGGTGGTCGCGACGCGCGTGGGCGACCATCGCATCCACCAGGTCGGCGCGAATCACCAGCACGTAGACGTTCCTCTCTGGATATCCCCGGATGTCCGCGAAGGTTCACGTTCAGGCCCCGAATGCTCCGGGCAACGTGTTGCGGTAGGTCGGTATTCCGGCCACCGGATCGGCGGCAAGCACACCGACCAGCACCGCACGAGCTAGGCAATCGGCCGCCGCCGCACCCACCGCGGTCACCAGCTGAGTCTCCGGAGACAACGCGGCAGGCACCGGGTACTCGCTGGCCTGCGGCGTCACCTCGACCGCGCCGGTGGCCAGTGCGAAAACCGTATCGCCGTCCAGCGGCGTGTGGGCGGGCCGGATGGCGCGGGCCAGTCCGTCGTGGGCGGCAATCGCGACGCGCCGACAGCCGGCCGGGCTCAGCAGGGCGTCCGTCGCTACCACCGCAATTGTGGTGTTTAGCACGCTCAATGGGGACGGTAGCCGCGCCAGCGCATCGATCTGCTCGGCCGGCGGGGCCCTCAGCGCGAACTCACCGATCAGGTCGGCCATCCACGGTAGGCCGGTGGCCGGATCGATCACGTTGCCCACGGAGTTCACCGCGACCAGCGCTCCGACGGTGACGCCGGACCGCAGGGTGACAGAGGCCGTCCCGACACCGCCCTTGAGGACGCCGGCCCGCGCCCCCACCCCGGCGCCGACCGTCCCGACAGCCAGGACCGCGTCGTGCGCCCCACCCTCGCCGCCGCCAGCGGCAGTACAGGCCAAGTAGCCGAATTCAGCCGTCGGCCGACAGTTCCAGCCGCCGACCGGGAGGTCGAAAATCACCGCACCCGGCACGATGGGCACCACGCCGACGCCCATCGCCACGCCGCGCTGGTGTTCCTCCAGCCAACGCATGACGCCGTCAGCGGCGGCCAGACCGTAAGCGCTGCCGCCGGCGAGCAGGACGGCGTCAACGAAGCGCACGCTGTTGGCCGGGTCCAGCAGGTCAGTCTCCCGGGTTCCGGGCGCGCCACCCCGGCAATCGACCGCGCCAACGGTCCCCGGTGGCGGCAGCACCACCGTGACGCCACAGGCCCACCCGGCGCCCAGCGACGCGTTGGGGTCCAATCTCTGGTAGTGGCCAACCTGAATGCCCCCGACGTCGGTGATGGAGTTCATCCGGCCGGTTTCCCCATAAGCACCAGAACCAGGTATTCCTGCAGAACCGTCAGCCACTGGTAGACGTCGAAGTGCGGGGCCAAGGGATGGTCAGCCGGGAGGCGCTCCGGCCCCCGCGGACCGATTTCGAGCATCACTCCCAGCGTCAGCCGAAGGTCGTTGACGGCCGCAATCCAGGCGTTCGCGTCGGATTCGGTCAGCTCCAACCGGCCACCATTGTCCGGAACCGTATCCAATAACTGCTGTGCGGCAACACGTTTGGCGTCAATGATCTCAGGTTCGTGCAGGCTGCGCAGCGCAGCATTGAGGCTCTCAGAGTCATCTACGGGGGCATCGTCATCCAGATCGTCCGGTTTGTGAAAATCGGGCAGCAACCGACGCAGCGTCGGGTCGCCCGGACGCTCGGTATGCCCGGTCTTGATGCCGGTGATCTCCTCGAGTTCGTCTGACGGCGAAGAGGATTCGCGATTGTCGAGCAGCCCGATCATCGCGCCTGCCAGGTTCTTGAGCAGCGCCGCCTCATGCGGGGCCAAGGACGACCGAAAGCGGGGACCATGGCGGGTCTCGACGCGCTTCCACCTGCGCACTATGGATCCCGGATACCCTCGAATCTCACCGGTCCTGCTGCATCGTCGCCCACAAACCGGCGGCATGCAGCTTGGACACGTCGACCTCCATAGACTCCCGGCTACCAGCCGATACCACTGCCTTGCCTTCGTTGTGCACTTGCAGCATCAGTTTGGTGGCATGTGGCTCGCTGTAGCCGAACAACTTCTGGAACACATAGGTCACATACGACATCAAGTTGACCGGGTCGTCCCACACGATGGTGACCCATGGCATGGCAGTCACGCCAACTGGAGCCCCCTCGCGCTGCCGGGTGGTACCGGGCTTGGCGGGCGCTGACACAACAGCCATGGCCCCAGGATACCGAGCACGCCGGCGAAGCGAGCCGATACCGTGGCGGTGTGAACGACTCGGTCCCAGCCGGGCGACGATGCGGGCTGGATCGGCCCGCTGAGGAGCACGGCAATCAAGACCCAGCCGGGCGACGATGCGGGCTGGATCGGCCCGCTGAGGAGCACGGCAATCAAGACCCAGCCGGGCTGCTGACCGACAAGTACGAGCTGACCATGCTGGCGGCCGCGCTGCGCGACGGCACCGCGCATCGCCGCACCACGTTCGAGGTGTTCGCTCGGCGACTCCCCGCGGGTCGTCGCTACGGCGTAGTCGCCGGAACCGGCCGGCTGCTGGAAGCTCTGCCGCAGTTCAGGTTCGACGCTGACGCGTGCGAGCTGCTGAACCAATTCCTCGACCCCGACACGGTGTGTTTTCTGCGCGAATTCCGGTTCGGCGGCGACATCGACGGCTACGCCGAGGGTGAGCTGTACTTCCCCGGGTCCCCGGTGCTCTCGGTACACGGCAGCTTCGCCGAATGCG
The nucleotide sequence above comes from Mycobacterium decipiens. Encoded proteins:
- the cysM gene encoding O-phosphoserine sulfhydrylase; translation: MTRYDSLLQALGNTPLVGLQRLSPRWGDGPDGSHVRLWAKLEDRNPTGSIKDRPALRMIEQAERDGLLQPGATILEATSGNTGISLAMAARLKGYQLICVMPENTSVERRQLLELYGAQIIFSPAEGGSNTAVATAKELAATNPSWVMLYQYGNPANTDSHYCGTGPELFADLPEITHFVAGLGTTGTLMGTGRFLREHVANVKIVAAEPRYGEGVYALRNMDEGFVPELYDPDVLTARYSVGAVDAVRRTRELVDTEGIFAGISTGAVLHAALGVGASALADGERADIAFVVADAGWKYLSTGAYAGSLDDAENALEGQLWA
- a CDS encoding MoaD/ThiS family protein, producing MTVTVSIPTILRPHTSGQKRVSASGDTLGAVIDDLEANYSGISERLVDPSSPGKLHRFVNIYVNDEDVRFSGGLDTEIADGDSVTILPAVAGG
- a CDS encoding M67 family metallopeptidase; its protein translation is MRGYPERNVYVLVIRADLVDAMVAHARRDHPDEACGVLAGPEGSDRPERHIPMVNAERSPTFYRFDSGEQLKLWQTMENADEVPVVIYHSHTATEAYPSGTDVELAAEPDAHYVLVSTRDPHRHELRSYRIVDGAVTEEPVNVVEQY
- a CDS encoding P1 family peptidase, whose amino-acid sequence is MNSITDVGGIQVGHYQRLDPNASLGAGWACGVTVVLPPPGTVGAVDCRGGAPGTRETDLLDPANSVRFVDAVLLAGGSAYGLAAADGVMRWLEEHQRGVAMGVGVVPIVPGAVIFDLPVGGWNCRPTAEFGYLACTAAGGGEGGAHDAVLAVGTVGAGVGARAGVLKGGVGTASVTLRSGVTVGALVAVNSVGNVIDPATGLPWMADLIGEFALRAPPAEQIDALARLPSPLSVLNTTIAVVATDALLSPAGCRRVAIAAHDGLARAIRPAHTPLDGDTVFALATGAVEVTPQASEYPVPAALSPETQLVTAVGAAAADCLARAVLVGVLAADPVAGIPTYRNTLPGAFGA
- a CDS encoding DUF2017 domain-containing protein, with the translated sequence MRRWKRVETRHGPRFRSSLAPHEAALLKNLAGAMIGLLDNRESSSPSDELEEITGIKTGHTERPGDPTLRRLLPDFHKPDDLDDDAPVDDSESLNAALRSLHEPEIIDAKRVAAQQLLDTVPDNGGRLELTESDANAWIAAVNDLRLTLGVMLEIGPRGPERLPADHPLAPHFDVYQWLTVLQEYLVLVLMGKPAG
- the clpS gene encoding ATP-dependent Clp protease adapter ClpS, producing the protein MAVVSAPAKPGTTRQREGAPVGVTAMPWVTIVWDDPVNLMSYVTYVFQKLFGYSEPHATKLMLQVHNEGKAVVSAGSRESMEVDVSKLHAAGLWATMQQDR